A genome region from Ralstonia solanacearum K60 includes the following:
- a CDS encoding DSD1 family PLP-dependent enzyme yields the protein MHLPALNTPAALIDVARMTGNIARMQQRLDALGVRFRPHVKTTKCEPVVRAQLAAGAQGITVSTLKEAEQFFAAGLRDIVYAVGMAPTRLPQALALRRRGCDLKIVADSVACAQAIAAFGNTHGEAFEVWIEVDVDGHRSGIVPDDDRLIAVGRVLAEGGMRLGGVLAHAGSSYEYHAHDALVRVAELERSGCVRAAERLRAAGLPCETVSIGSTPTALSAEHLDGVTEVRAGVYVMFDLVMHNVGVCALSDIALSVLTTVIGHQEDKGWAIVDAGWMAMSRDRGTQKQPRDFGYGLVCSEQGEVLADYLMTGANQEHGIISRTGTPDRAIAQRFPIGTRLRILPNHACATGAQHPAYQALAEDGTVQAWPRFYGW from the coding sequence ATGCACTTGCCCGCCCTCAATACACCGGCTGCTTTGATCGATGTCGCCCGCATGACCGGCAACATCGCGCGGATGCAGCAACGCCTGGACGCGCTCGGCGTCCGCTTCCGGCCGCACGTCAAGACGACGAAGTGCGAGCCGGTCGTGCGCGCGCAGCTCGCCGCCGGCGCGCAGGGCATCACGGTCTCCACGCTCAAGGAGGCCGAGCAGTTCTTCGCGGCGGGCCTCCGCGACATCGTCTACGCCGTCGGCATGGCGCCGACCCGGCTGCCCCAAGCGCTGGCACTGCGCCGCCGGGGATGCGACCTGAAAATCGTCGCCGACAGCGTGGCCTGCGCACAGGCCATCGCCGCATTCGGCAACACGCACGGCGAAGCGTTCGAAGTGTGGATCGAAGTGGACGTCGATGGACACCGCTCCGGCATCGTCCCCGACGACGATCGGCTCATCGCGGTCGGCCGGGTGCTGGCCGAGGGCGGCATGCGGCTGGGCGGCGTCCTGGCGCACGCCGGCTCGAGCTACGAGTACCACGCGCACGACGCCCTCGTCCGCGTCGCCGAACTGGAGCGCTCCGGCTGCGTCCGCGCCGCCGAACGGCTGCGCGCGGCAGGTTTGCCGTGCGAGACCGTGAGCATCGGCTCCACGCCGACCGCGCTCAGCGCCGAGCATCTCGATGGCGTGACCGAAGTCCGGGCCGGCGTCTATGTGATGTTCGATCTCGTGATGCACAACGTGGGCGTCTGCGCGCTGTCCGACATCGCCCTGAGCGTGCTGACCACGGTGATCGGCCACCAGGAAGACAAGGGATGGGCCATCGTGGACGCGGGCTGGATGGCGATGAGCCGCGACCGCGGCACGCAGAAGCAACCGCGCGACTTCGGCTACGGGCTGGTGTGCTCCGAGCAGGGCGAGGTGCTAGCCGATTACCTGATGACGGGCGCGAACCAGGAGCACGGCATCATCAGCCGGACGGGCACGCCGGATCGCGCGATCGCACAGCGGTTTCCCATCGGCACACGGCTGCGGATCCTGCCCAACCACGCCTGCGCGACCGGTGCCCAGCATCCCGCATACCAGGCGCTGGCCGAAGACGGAACGGTCCAGGCGTGGCCGCGGTTCTACGGCTGGTGA
- a CDS encoding LysR family transcriptional regulator codes for MVDLDDLRMFRALGVSRSLAAAARLLDVTPPALTVRMRRLEARLGVSLVVREPRGVSFTDEGQRLLQEATALLDRLESLPQQVSGQAAGVSGNLRIVAPFGFGRRYIAPIVRDLHRDHPKLTITLHLSDNPLAEMSGADIVIHIGEARDSSWVGHPLAPNERVLCASPACLARLPPITHPSELAHLPCLCLRENDEDVTRWRFTEATAGRGRAGQVVNVRVSGALSSNDGTVISDWAADGLGVMVRSEWDAAPLLAAGSLVRLLPGWALKPAPVMALVPTRKGISPRQRLFLEAARRALDPVPWRPGGAVGRRRRS; via the coding sequence ATGGTCGATCTCGATGATCTGCGCATGTTCCGGGCGCTCGGCGTTTCGCGCTCGCTGGCGGCGGCGGCCCGACTGCTGGACGTCACGCCGCCGGCGCTGACCGTCCGCATGCGGCGGCTGGAGGCGCGGCTCGGGGTGTCGCTCGTGGTGCGCGAGCCGCGCGGCGTGTCGTTCACCGATGAGGGCCAGCGGCTGCTGCAGGAGGCGACCGCGCTGCTGGATCGGCTGGAGTCGCTGCCGCAGCAGGTCTCGGGGCAGGCGGCAGGGGTGAGCGGCAATCTGCGCATCGTCGCGCCGTTCGGGTTTGGCCGGCGCTACATCGCCCCGATCGTCCGCGATCTGCATCGGGACCATCCGAAGCTGACCATCACGCTGCATCTGTCGGACAACCCGCTGGCCGAGATGTCCGGGGCGGACATCGTCATCCATATCGGCGAGGCCCGGGATTCTTCGTGGGTCGGGCACCCGCTGGCGCCCAACGAGCGCGTGCTGTGCGCCAGCCCGGCCTGCCTGGCCAGGCTGCCGCCGATCACCCATCCGTCCGAACTCGCCCATTTGCCCTGCCTGTGCCTGCGCGAAAACGACGAGGATGTGACGCGCTGGCGCTTCACCGAGGCCACGGCAGGCCGCGGTCGTGCGGGGCAGGTGGTCAATGTCAGGGTGTCCGGCGCCTTGTCCTCGAACGACGGGACCGTGATCAGCGATTGGGCCGCCGACGGACTGGGCGTGATGGTGCGATCGGAATGGGATGCGGCACCGCTGCTGGCGGCGGGCAGCCTGGTGCGCCTGCTGCCGGGCTGGGCGCTGAAGCCCGCGCCGGTCATGGCGCTGGTGCCCACGCGCAAGGGGATCTCGCCCAGGCAGCGTCTTTTTCTGGAGGCGGCCAGGCGGGCGCTGGATCCGGTGCCGTGGCGGCCGGGCGGGGCCGTGGGGCGCCGGCGGCGCTCATAG
- a CDS encoding glycosyltransferase translates to MHRILFTWELGANLGHLTRDLPVAHALRAQGHEVAFCVRDIHVAQQVLATAGFRFMQAPLAPSSATASQTQANYSEMLMAMGYSSSALLAGLVNGWLTVFGLFKPDVVVVNHAPTALLAARAVGIPAVLTCTGFELPPAADVLPSIVPWQPVPAERLIAADQAVLHLMNGILRQYGKPLLARVADLFAGAERFMTTFPELDHYGARPEERYVGPVSALPQAPRHAWPAAGQGPRIFAYLRPSIPGLEHLLAALKEQAANVVCVIPGISTAMADPFRSPAFTILAHPIALDAILPAADLVVASGAGTVAGALLAGIPLLMAPQFVEQALLARRIEASGAGIHWAPPRTAESARAIVDTALSNTSLKTNARGFALKYQSYSMDSAVAEIAEAILARAAG, encoded by the coding sequence ATGCACCGCATCCTGTTTACCTGGGAGCTTGGCGCCAATCTCGGGCACCTGACCCGCGACCTTCCGGTCGCCCATGCATTGCGCGCACAAGGGCATGAGGTCGCGTTCTGCGTCAGGGATATCCATGTCGCGCAGCAAGTCCTGGCAACAGCGGGATTCCGCTTCATGCAGGCGCCGCTGGCGCCGTCGTCAGCTACGGCCAGTCAGACTCAGGCCAATTACTCGGAGATGCTGATGGCGATGGGCTACAGCAGCAGCGCGCTGCTGGCCGGCCTGGTGAATGGATGGTTGACCGTGTTCGGGCTGTTCAAGCCGGACGTGGTGGTGGTCAACCACGCGCCGACCGCATTGCTCGCGGCACGGGCAGTCGGTATCCCCGCCGTCTTGACTTGCACGGGTTTCGAACTGCCGCCGGCAGCGGATGTGCTCCCGTCCATCGTGCCCTGGCAGCCGGTCCCGGCTGAGCGCCTGATCGCGGCGGACCAGGCGGTACTGCACCTGATGAACGGCATCCTTCGCCAGTACGGCAAGCCGCTGCTCGCGCGCGTCGCAGATCTGTTCGCCGGGGCGGAACGCTTCATGACGACGTTCCCCGAACTCGACCACTACGGCGCACGCCCCGAGGAGCGCTATGTGGGCCCGGTGTCGGCCCTGCCCCAGGCACCGAGGCATGCCTGGCCCGCCGCCGGCCAGGGCCCTCGCATCTTTGCCTACCTGCGGCCATCCATCCCTGGCCTCGAACACCTGCTGGCAGCCCTCAAGGAACAGGCCGCCAACGTGGTCTGCGTCATCCCGGGCATTTCCACGGCGATGGCCGATCCGTTCAGGTCTCCGGCGTTCACCATCCTTGCGCACCCGATCGCGCTGGATGCGATCCTGCCCGCAGCCGATCTGGTGGTGGCCTCCGGTGCCGGCACGGTGGCGGGCGCCTTGCTGGCGGGCATTCCATTACTGATGGCGCCCCAGTTTGTCGAGCAAGCCCTGCTGGCCCGGCGCATTGAAGCGTCCGGGGCCGGCATCCATTGGGCGCCGCCGCGCACAGCGGAAAGTGCGCGTGCCATCGTCGACACGGCGTTATCCAACACGTCCTTGAAAACCAACGCACGGGGCTTCGCGCTGAAATACCAGAGCTATTCCATGGACAGCGCCGTCGCGGAGATTGCAGAAGCCATCCTGGCTCGCGCCGCAGGTTAG
- a CDS encoding glycosyltransferase family 4 protein — MLFIHQNFPGQFRHIAADLAQSPGWRVLAIGRDTAPGMPGVQLIRYRPHRTVRAETHHYLRSYEDGVLHGQAVLRILLDLKAKGYRPDIIVAHPGWGESLFAKEAFPDAKLVHFCEYYYHTKGADADFDPEFPLSVDSAARIRARNALHLLNLEQCDLGITPTHWQHQLHPQAYRDKIVVAHEGIPVEQLGPDPNATLTLPNGTTLRAGEPIVTYVARNLEPHRGFHQFMRALPIILREHASCQVVIVGGDGVSYGNPPTDAANWREKLLRENPVDLNRVHFLGKVPYETYKRVLQVSAAHVYLTYPFVLSWSMLEAMACGCLVIGSRTAPVEEVLRHGENGLLVDFFNSGEVATSIIIAIEERAEYRILRSEARKTVERYSACRGVQAYAALLRVERVG, encoded by the coding sequence GTGCTGTTCATCCACCAGAATTTTCCCGGGCAGTTCCGCCACATCGCAGCCGATTTAGCGCAGTCGCCCGGGTGGCGGGTGCTGGCCATTGGGCGGGATACGGCGCCCGGTATGCCGGGGGTTCAATTGATTCGCTACCGCCCGCACAGAACGGTGCGGGCCGAGACGCATCATTACCTGCGCAGCTACGAAGACGGCGTGCTGCATGGACAGGCCGTATTGCGCATCCTGCTGGACCTGAAGGCCAAGGGCTACCGCCCGGACATCATCGTCGCGCATCCGGGCTGGGGGGAGTCGCTCTTCGCCAAAGAGGCATTTCCGGATGCCAAGCTGGTGCATTTCTGCGAGTACTACTACCACACGAAAGGCGCCGACGCCGATTTCGACCCGGAGTTTCCGCTCAGCGTGGACAGCGCCGCCCGGATTCGCGCCCGCAATGCGCTGCATCTACTGAATCTGGAACAGTGCGATCTCGGTATTACCCCCACGCATTGGCAGCATCAACTCCATCCGCAGGCCTATCGCGACAAGATCGTGGTCGCGCATGAAGGGATTCCGGTCGAGCAACTGGGGCCCGATCCCAATGCCACGCTGACCTTGCCCAATGGGACCACGTTGCGTGCAGGGGAGCCAATTGTCACTTACGTGGCGCGCAATCTGGAGCCGCATCGGGGCTTCCATCAATTCATGCGGGCGCTGCCGATCATTTTGCGGGAGCACGCGTCTTGCCAGGTGGTGATTGTTGGCGGGGACGGTGTCAGTTATGGCAATCCGCCGACGGATGCCGCCAATTGGCGGGAAAAACTGCTGCGGGAAAACCCGGTTGACCTGAATCGGGTGCACTTTTTAGGGAAGGTGCCGTACGAGACTTATAAGCGCGTGCTGCAGGTGTCGGCGGCGCATGTTTACCTCACGTATCCGTTTGTGTTGTCGTGGTCGATGTTGGAGGCGATGGCTTGTGGGTGTTTGGTGATTGGGTCGCGAACGGCGCCGGTGGAGGAAGTTTTGCGGCACGGCGAGAATGGGTTGCTGGTGGATTTTTTTAATTCCGGCGAAGTTGCCACCAGCATCATTATTGCTATAGAGGAGCGAGCGGAGTATCGAATCCTTCGCTCCGAGGCGAGGAAAACGGTTGAGCGGTATAGCGCATGTCGTGGAGTGCAAGCATACGCGGCTCTGCTGAGAGTAGAGAGGGTGGGCTAA